A single window of Streptomyces cathayae DNA harbors:
- a CDS encoding rhodanese-like domain-containing protein, with product MPTVEVTDLKDGDFLLDVREDDEWKSGHAEGALHIPISEFVARYGELTEAAPQDGRVHVICRSGGRSAQVTVYLVQQGIDAVNVAGGMQVWESAGRPVVTDEGQPGHVL from the coding sequence GTGCCCACGGTCGAGGTCACGGACCTCAAGGACGGCGACTTCCTGTTGGACGTCCGCGAGGACGACGAGTGGAAGTCCGGCCATGCCGAAGGGGCGCTGCACATCCCGATCAGCGAGTTCGTCGCCCGGTACGGCGAGCTGACCGAGGCGGCCCCGCAGGACGGCCGGGTGCATGTGATCTGCCGTTCCGGCGGGCGCTCCGCCCAGGTCACCGTGTATCTGGTCCAGCAGGGCATCGACGCCGTGAACGTGGCAGGCGGGATGCAGGTGTGGGAGTCGGCGGGACGCCCCGTGGTCACGGATGAGGGGCAGCCCGGACACGTGCTGTAG
- a CDS encoding DUF2252 domain-containing protein, protein MPAWTGPDGRAAGEVRLPRVRGFAAWPPQDSAKEDGKALRRLVPRSAHAALDLDPSRPDAVSAVEESSRGRLPELTPIRVGRMAATPFAFLRGAAGLMGHDLAHTPMTRIRAQICGDAHAANFGLYGDARGGLVIDLNDFDETVWGPWEWDVKRLATSLVLAGRVVGADEDICRKAAHDVVGAYRRTMRLLAKLPVLDAWNAIADEELVSHTDAHDLLGTLERVYAKARANTSGRFAAKSTEATADGGRRFVDAPPVLRRVDDAEAAAVAHSLEEYVGTLQPDRLPLLARHAVQDVAFRVVGTGSVGTRSYVVLLLDHRGEPLVLQVKEARASALVPHLLTAGFDVPDADHEGRRVVLGQKRMQVVSDNLLGWTTVEGRPFQVRQFRNRKGSVDPTALAADQVDDYARMTGALLARAHSHSADPRRIAGYCGKSDELDEAMADFALRYADRTEADHADLVAAVRSGRIAAETGV, encoded by the coding sequence GTGCCGGCGTGGACGGGGCCGGACGGTCGGGCGGCCGGTGAGGTGCGGCTGCCGCGTGTACGGGGCTTCGCCGCATGGCCGCCCCAGGATTCGGCCAAGGAGGACGGCAAGGCCCTGCGCCGGCTGGTCCCCCGCAGCGCCCACGCCGCTCTCGACCTGGACCCCTCCCGCCCCGACGCGGTGAGCGCGGTCGAGGAGTCCAGCCGCGGCCGGCTGCCCGAGCTGACGCCGATACGGGTGGGCAGGATGGCGGCGACACCGTTCGCCTTCCTGCGCGGCGCGGCGGGCCTCATGGGCCATGACCTGGCCCATACCCCCATGACGCGGATCCGCGCGCAGATATGCGGCGACGCGCACGCGGCCAACTTCGGCCTGTACGGCGACGCGCGCGGCGGACTGGTCATCGACCTGAACGACTTCGACGAGACGGTGTGGGGCCCCTGGGAGTGGGACGTCAAGCGGCTCGCCACCTCGCTGGTGCTCGCGGGCCGGGTGGTCGGCGCGGACGAGGACATCTGCCGCAAGGCCGCCCATGACGTGGTGGGCGCCTACCGCCGCACGATGCGGCTGCTGGCCAAGCTGCCGGTGCTGGACGCCTGGAACGCCATCGCCGACGAGGAACTGGTCTCCCACACCGACGCGCACGATCTGCTGGGCACCCTGGAGCGGGTCTACGCGAAGGCCCGCGCCAACACCAGCGGCCGTTTCGCGGCCAAGTCCACCGAGGCGACGGCGGACGGCGGACGCCGTTTCGTCGACGCCCCGCCGGTACTGCGGCGCGTCGACGACGCCGAGGCCGCCGCGGTGGCCCACTCCCTGGAGGAGTACGTCGGCACCCTCCAGCCGGACCGGCTTCCGCTGCTGGCCCGGCACGCGGTGCAGGACGTGGCGTTCCGCGTCGTCGGCACGGGCAGCGTGGGCACCCGCTCGTATGTCGTGCTGCTCCTGGACCACCGGGGCGAGCCCCTGGTCCTCCAGGTGAAGGAGGCCCGGGCCTCGGCGCTGGTCCCGCATCTGCTGACGGCCGGCTTCGACGTCCCCGACGCCGACCACGAGGGCCGGCGCGTGGTCCTGGGCCAGAAGAGGATGCAGGTGGTCAGCGACAACCTGCTGGGCTGGACGACCGTCGAGGGGCGGCCCTTCCAGGTCCGGCAGTTCCGCAACCGCAAGGGCAGCGTCGACCCGACGGCCCTGGCCGCCGACCAGGTCGACGACTACGCCCGGATGACCGGCGCCCTCCTGGCCCGCGCCCACTCCCACAGCGCCGACCCCCGCCGGATCGCCGGCTACTGCGGCAAGAGCGACGAGCTCGACGAGGCGATGGCCGACTTCGCGCTCCGCTACGCCGACCGTACGGAGGCCGACCACGCGGATCTGGTGGCGGCGGTGCGGTCGGGCCGGATCGCGGCGGAGACGGGGGTCTGA
- a CDS encoding ScbR family autoregulator-binding transcription factor yields the protein MARQERAIRTRRTILDAAAAVFDERGYTSATIGEILDRAGVTKGALYFHFGSKEELALGIFEEQLAVTLPPQASKLQELVDSGLVLALRLRTDPLVRASVGLALDQGALGLDRTPAFRMWIDQTIRTLAEAKAGGELLPHVEVTETAELLVASYSGVQLLSQLRCQRQDLEHRVVVLFQHMLPGIAVPAVLARLDISADRAQRALAEGRLEPVGGDVAEAG from the coding sequence ATGGCGCGACAGGAGCGCGCGATCCGCACACGGCGGACCATTCTGGACGCGGCCGCGGCCGTCTTCGACGAACGCGGCTACACCTCCGCGACCATCGGGGAGATCCTGGACCGGGCCGGGGTGACCAAGGGTGCCCTGTACTTCCACTTCGGCTCCAAGGAGGAGCTCGCGCTCGGCATCTTCGAGGAGCAGCTGGCGGTCACCCTGCCGCCCCAGGCGAGCAAGCTCCAGGAACTCGTCGACTCCGGTCTGGTGCTGGCCCTGCGGCTGCGGACCGATCCGCTGGTGCGGGCCAGTGTCGGACTTGCCCTGGATCAGGGGGCGTTGGGGCTGGACCGGACCCCGGCGTTCCGTATGTGGATCGACCAGACCATCCGGACCCTGGCCGAGGCGAAGGCCGGGGGCGAACTGCTGCCGCACGTCGAAGTGACGGAGACGGCTGAGCTGTTGGTCGCGAGTTACTCGGGGGTGCAGCTCCTCTCGCAGCTGCGCTGCCAGCGGCAGGATCTGGAGCACCGGGTCGTCGTGCTGTTCCAGCACATGCTGCCGGGCATCGCGGTTCCGGCGGTGCTGGCCCGGCTGGACATCTCGGCGGACCGCGCCCAGCGGGCCCTCGCGGAGGGACGGCTGGAACCGGTGGGGGGAGATGTCGCCGAGGCGGGGTAG
- a CDS encoding ScbA/BarX family gamma-butyrolactone biosynthesis protein, whose protein sequence is MAGQAAGARTGPGATRVTERLAHRTRAADVFPTDWTRLSDLAFRVTAHWPADHSFFGPADDRHQDPMIIGETLRQTSMALAHAEFGAPLDTHFVMWDLSVTADPSGLLLVDAAEPVTIDVVCSEVRRRGRGLSSMRTTMEFRRAGRLVARGTGSTGCTSPAAYRRLRARQLDAMDSAIPLPPPVAPELVGRDRAEDVVLAPADRPGTWLLRADTGHPVLFPRPNDHVPGMVLFEAARQAATAASGGRPFLPTDMAASFSRYAELDSPCLLEAEVLDKADTDTDTADATEHGEVTVQISGRQNDKPVFTATLTSAPHGRTPDHAPVRSPL, encoded by the coding sequence GTGGCCGGACAGGCTGCCGGTGCCCGCACCGGCCCCGGCGCCACCCGGGTCACCGAGCGACTCGCGCACCGCACCCGCGCGGCGGACGTCTTCCCCACGGACTGGACACGCCTCTCCGACCTCGCTTTCCGCGTCACCGCGCACTGGCCCGCCGACCACTCCTTCTTCGGCCCCGCCGACGATCGTCACCAGGACCCGATGATCATCGGCGAGACCCTGCGCCAGACCTCGATGGCTCTCGCCCACGCCGAGTTCGGCGCCCCACTCGACACCCACTTCGTCATGTGGGACCTGTCGGTCACCGCGGACCCCTCCGGGCTGTTACTCGTGGACGCCGCCGAGCCGGTCACCATCGACGTCGTCTGCTCCGAGGTGCGCCGCCGGGGGCGTGGACTGAGCAGCATGCGGACGACCATGGAGTTCCGCCGCGCGGGACGGCTCGTCGCCCGGGGCACCGGCAGCACCGGCTGCACCTCACCGGCCGCCTACCGGCGCCTGCGGGCCCGGCAACTGGACGCCATGGACAGCGCGATACCCCTGCCACCCCCCGTGGCCCCCGAACTGGTCGGCCGCGACCGCGCGGAGGACGTCGTCCTCGCCCCCGCCGACCGCCCCGGCACCTGGCTCCTGCGGGCCGACACCGGCCACCCCGTGCTCTTCCCCCGGCCCAACGACCACGTCCCCGGCATGGTCCTGTTCGAGGCGGCCCGCCAGGCCGCGACCGCGGCATCCGGCGGACGGCCCTTCCTGCCGACCGACATGGCCGCCTCCTTCAGCCGCTACGCCGAACTGGACAGCCCCTGCCTGCTCGAAGCCGAAGTCCTCGACAAGGCCGACACCGACACCGACACCGCTGACGCCACCGAGCACGGCGAGGTGACCGTACAGATCTCCGGCCGGCAGAACGACAAGCCCGTCTTCACCGCCACCCTCACCTCGGCACCTCACGGCCGCACCCCTGACCACGCCCCGGTACGTTCGCCGCTGTGA
- a CDS encoding NAD-dependent epimerase/dehydratase family protein — protein MTPKTVNLLITGGTGFIGSRVAAAAHRHPDTHVRLLSRHALHTPTEAEAETVPGDLADPASLYGSCTGIDVLVHCASRVSGDPESLAAVNDRGTKALVEEAVRGGVRRILYVSTAAVHGRGPFHGVRPGEAPVVPASATSRARAAAERHVLDAGGLVLRPHLVYGEGDRWMVPGLVGLLRELSATVTGCEALHSMIDVDTLGRAAVAAALSPALEPGVHYVNHPAPVSASELLGAVCAHVEQPAEGASVDVTTAYARAADSPRALHHLGMLTVDHWFRDDSFWSTLDCSPGDAFAHTFPRAASWYRSFLDTP, from the coding sequence GTGACGCCGAAAACAGTGAACCTTCTGATCACGGGCGGCACCGGCTTCATCGGCAGCCGGGTCGCGGCGGCCGCACACCGACACCCGGACACCCACGTCCGTCTGCTGTCCCGCCACGCCCTTCACACACCCACCGAGGCCGAAGCCGAGACCGTACCCGGCGACCTCGCCGATCCCGCTTCCCTGTACGGCAGTTGCACCGGCATCGACGTACTCGTCCACTGCGCCTCACGCGTGAGCGGCGACCCGGAATCGCTCGCGGCGGTCAACGACCGGGGCACGAAAGCCCTGGTGGAGGAGGCGGTACGCGGCGGGGTGCGCCGCATCCTCTACGTGAGCACCGCCGCCGTCCACGGCCGGGGCCCCTTCCACGGCGTACGGCCGGGCGAGGCCCCCGTCGTCCCCGCCTCCGCCACCAGCCGCGCCCGTGCCGCCGCCGAGCGGCACGTCCTGGACGCGGGCGGCCTGGTGCTGCGCCCCCACCTGGTGTACGGCGAGGGCGACCGCTGGATGGTGCCCGGACTGGTCGGACTCCTGCGGGAGTTGTCGGCGACCGTGACGGGCTGCGAAGCCCTGCACTCGATGATCGACGTGGACACGCTGGGCCGCGCCGCCGTCGCCGCGGCACTCTCCCCGGCCCTCGAGCCCGGGGTCCACTACGTCAACCACCCGGCCCCCGTCTCCGCGTCCGAGCTGCTCGGGGCCGTGTGCGCGCATGTGGAACAGCCCGCCGAGGGCGCTTCGGTGGACGTCACGACCGCCTACGCGCGAGCCGCCGACTCACCGCGCGCCCTGCACCACCTCGGCATGCTCACCGTCGACCACTGGTTCAGGGACGACTCCTTCTGGAGCACCCTGGACTGCTCCCCGGGCGACGCCTTCGCCCACACCTTCCCCCGTGCGGCCTCTTGGTACCGGTCGTTCCTCGACACTCCCTGA
- a CDS encoding DUF3662 and FHA domain-containing protein — MGVLKKFEQRLEGLVNGTFAKVFKSEVQPVEIAGALQRECDNNATIWNRDRTVVPNDFIVELSTPDYERLSPYSGQLGDELAGMVRDYAKQQRYTFMGPIKVHLEKAEDLDTGLYRVRSRTLASSSSQAGPAGPGPGSPPAGRPGGYGYPPAAPAGAPPMPAAPPPGGYGYPPAAGGQRPPAAPPSAGRTRYWVEINGNRHQISDATLVLGRSTEADVRIDDPGVSRRHCEIRTGTPSTIQDLGSTNGIVVDGQHTTRATLRDGSRIVVGSTTIIYRQAEG, encoded by the coding sequence ATGGGAGTCCTGAAGAAATTCGAGCAACGGCTCGAAGGCCTGGTCAACGGCACCTTTGCCAAGGTGTTCAAGTCCGAGGTGCAGCCCGTGGAGATCGCGGGAGCACTCCAGCGGGAGTGCGACAACAACGCGACCATCTGGAACCGCGACCGCACCGTCGTCCCCAACGACTTCATCGTCGAACTGAGCACCCCCGACTACGAGCGGCTCAGCCCGTACTCCGGGCAGCTCGGCGACGAACTCGCCGGCATGGTGCGCGACTACGCCAAGCAGCAGCGCTACACCTTCATGGGCCCCATCAAGGTGCACCTGGAGAAGGCCGAGGACCTCGACACCGGCCTGTACCGGGTGCGCAGCCGTACGCTCGCCTCCTCCAGCAGCCAGGCGGGCCCCGCGGGCCCCGGCCCGGGCTCCCCGCCCGCCGGCCGCCCCGGCGGCTACGGATACCCGCCGGCCGCTCCCGCGGGAGCCCCGCCCATGCCGGCCGCGCCGCCGCCCGGCGGTTACGGATACCCGCCTGCCGCAGGCGGCCAGCGGCCCCCCGCAGCGCCCCCGTCCGCCGGCCGCACCCGCTACTGGGTCGAGATCAACGGCAACCGCCACCAGATCTCCGACGCGACGCTGGTACTGGGCCGCAGCACCGAGGCCGACGTACGGATCGACGACCCCGGCGTCTCCCGCCGGCACTGCGAGATCCGGACCGGAACGCCCTCGACGATCCAGGACCTCGGGTCCACCAACGGCATCGTGGTGGACGGACAGCACACCACCCGCGCTACGCTCCGCGACGGCTCGCGGATCGTCGTGGGCAGCACCACCATCATTTACCGGCAAGCCGAAGGGTGA
- a CDS encoding FHA domain-containing protein FhaB/FipA, translating to MSELTLTVMRLGFLAVLWLFVIVAVQVIRSDLFGTRVTQRGARREATRPQQSARQAAPPPQRQQSGGGRRGRNAPTKLVVTEGTLTGTTVALQGQTITLGRAHDSTIVLDDDYASSRHARIYPDRDGQWIVEDLGSTNGTYLDRSRLTTPTPIGPGAPIRIGKTVIELRK from the coding sequence ATGTCAGAGCTGACCCTCACGGTCATGCGGCTGGGTTTCCTGGCCGTACTGTGGCTGTTCGTGATCGTGGCCGTGCAGGTCATCCGCAGTGACCTCTTCGGCACGCGGGTCACCCAGCGCGGCGCACGCCGGGAGGCCACCCGGCCGCAACAGAGCGCCCGGCAGGCCGCACCGCCGCCGCAGCGCCAGCAGTCCGGGGGCGGCCGCCGCGGCCGAAACGCCCCCACCAAGCTGGTCGTGACCGAGGGCACCCTCACCGGCACCACCGTCGCGCTCCAGGGCCAGACCATCACGCTGGGCCGGGCGCACGACAGCACGATCGTGCTGGACGACGACTACGCCTCCAGCCGCCATGCCAGGATCTACCCGGACCGCGACGGCCAGTGGATCGTCGAGGACCTGGGCTCCACGAACGGCACGTACCTGGACCGGTCCCGGCTCACGACACCCACACCGATTGGACCGGGTGCGCCGATCCGCATCGGCAAGACCGTCATCGAGCTGCGGAAGTAG
- a CDS encoding Stp1/IreP family PP2C-type Ser/Thr phosphatase — protein MSLSLRFAAGSHKGMIREGNEDSGYAGPRLLAIADGMGGAAAGEVASSEAISTIVALDDDVPGSDLLTSLGTAVQRANDQLRMMVEEDPQLEGMGTTLTALLWTGQRLGMVHVGDSRAYLLRDGVLTQITQDHTWVQRLVDEGRITEEEATTHPQRSLLMRALGSGEHVEPDLSIREVRAGDRYLICSDGLSGVVSHQTLEEALAGYQGPEDTVQTLIELALRGGGPDNITVIVADVLDLDTGDTLAGQLSDTPVVVGAVAENQNQPHDSSAMQTPAGRAAGLGRRRGQGGGGGEFGPPGSGDVTGFIQTDGFDYDENDFVKPRKSRKWIKRSFFSLLTLAVLGGSVYGGWRWTQTQYYVGTNGEHVALYQGINQDLAWVSLSKVEKDHPEIELKYLPPYQRKLVEATIAEGDLHGARSKIDELAVQASACRKEAERRTAESKSNAKTGEGEAGGTTGTTPASFTSNTPTPNPSGSTEAPQKSTPQSTTAPTPSPGPSLSEEEQKVVSLCGKQ, from the coding sequence ATGAGCCTGTCCCTGCGCTTCGCCGCCGGATCACACAAGGGGATGATCCGGGAGGGCAACGAGGACTCCGGTTACGCCGGTCCCCGCCTGCTCGCCATCGCCGACGGCATGGGCGGCGCCGCGGCAGGCGAGGTCGCCTCCTCCGAGGCCATCTCCACCATCGTCGCGCTCGACGACGACGTTCCCGGCTCCGACCTGCTCACCTCCCTCGGCACGGCAGTGCAGCGCGCCAACGACCAGCTGCGCATGATGGTCGAGGAGGACCCCCAGCTCGAGGGCATGGGCACCACCCTGACCGCCCTGCTGTGGACCGGCCAGCGCCTCGGCATGGTGCACGTCGGCGACTCCCGGGCCTACCTCCTGCGCGACGGCGTCCTCACCCAGATCACCCAGGACCACACCTGGGTGCAGCGGCTGGTGGACGAGGGCCGGATCACCGAGGAGGAGGCGACCACCCACCCGCAGCGGTCCCTGCTCATGCGGGCCCTCGGCAGCGGCGAGCACGTCGAACCCGACCTCTCCATCCGCGAGGTCCGGGCCGGCGACCGGTACCTGATCTGCTCCGACGGTCTGTCCGGCGTGGTCTCCCACCAGACCCTGGAAGAGGCCCTGGCGGGCTACCAGGGCCCCGAGGACACCGTGCAGACCCTGATCGAGCTGGCGCTGCGCGGCGGCGGCCCGGACAACATCACCGTGATCGTCGCCGACGTCCTCGACCTCGACACCGGTGACACCCTGGCCGGCCAGCTGTCCGACACCCCGGTCGTGGTCGGCGCCGTCGCCGAGAACCAGAACCAGCCGCACGACAGCAGCGCCATGCAGACCCCGGCAGGCCGCGCCGCCGGTCTCGGCCGCAGGCGCGGCCAGGGCGGCGGCGGGGGCGAGTTCGGCCCGCCCGGCAGCGGCGACGTCACCGGCTTCATCCAGACCGACGGCTTCGACTACGACGAGAACGACTTCGTCAAGCCCCGCAAGAGCCGAAAGTGGATCAAGCGCTCCTTCTTCAGCCTGCTCACCCTCGCCGTCCTCGGCGGCAGCGTGTACGGCGGCTGGCGCTGGACGCAGACCCAGTACTACGTCGGCACCAACGGCGAGCACGTCGCGCTCTACCAGGGCATCAACCAGGACCTGGCCTGGGTCTCGCTGTCGAAGGTCGAGAAGGACCACCCCGAGATCGAACTCAAGTACCTGCCGCCCTACCAGCGGAAGCTGGTCGAGGCGACCATCGCCGAGGGCGACCTGCACGGCGCCCGGTCGAAGATCGACGAACTCGCGGTACAGGCTTCCGCATGCCGGAAGGAGGCCGAGCGACGCACCGCCGAGAGCAAGAGCAACGCGAAGACCGGCGAGGGCGAGGCCGGAGGCACCACGGGAACCACACCCGCCTCCTTCACGTCCAACACGCCGACGCCGAACCCCTCGGGTTCGACCGAGGCTCCGCAGAAGTCCACGCCCCAGTCCACGACCGCACCTACTCCCAGCCCCGGCCCCAGCCTCTCGGAGGAAGAGCAGAAGGTCGTCTCGCTGTGCGGTAAGCAGTAG
- a CDS encoding FtsW/RodA/SpoVE family cell cycle protein gives MSSTTNPSAQHTSTIGAIGAPSRRNTELALLAFAVVIPVFAYANVGLALNGEVPTGLLSYGLGLGLLAGIGHIVVRKFAPYADPLMLPLATLLNGLGLVAIWRLDQSELLQQIYQAGTAAPRQLLYTALGIALFVAVLIFLKDHRVLQRYTYISMLGALVLLLLPLVPGLGRNIYGAKIWIQIGSFSIQPGEFAKIVLAIFFAGYLMVKRDALALASRRFMGLYLPRGRDLGPILVVWAISILILVFETDLGTSLLFFGMFVIMLYVATERTSWIVFGLLMSGAGAVGVASFEPHVQQRVQAWLDPMKEYTLSRAGQGGHSEQAMQALWAFGSGGTLGTGWGQGHSDLIRFAANSDFILATFGEELGLAGTMALLLLYALIVERGVRTALAARDPFGKLLAIGLSGAFALQVFVVAGGVMGLIPLTGMTMPFLAYGGSSVIANWALIGILLRISDTARRPAPAPATNPDIEMTQVVRP, from the coding sequence ATGAGCAGTACTACCAACCCATCGGCGCAGCACACGTCCACGATCGGCGCGATCGGGGCGCCGAGCCGGCGCAACACCGAGCTCGCGCTGCTGGCGTTCGCCGTCGTCATCCCGGTCTTCGCCTACGCCAACGTCGGACTGGCTCTCAACGGCGAGGTCCCGACCGGCCTGCTGAGCTACGGCCTCGGCCTCGGTCTGCTGGCGGGCATCGGCCACATCGTCGTACGGAAGTTCGCGCCGTACGCGGACCCGCTGATGCTGCCGCTGGCCACCCTGCTCAACGGACTCGGGCTCGTCGCCATCTGGCGGCTGGACCAGTCGGAACTGCTGCAGCAGATCTACCAGGCGGGCACCGCCGCCCCCCGGCAGCTGCTCTACACCGCCCTGGGCATCGCACTGTTCGTCGCCGTGCTGATCTTCCTCAAGGACCACCGCGTCCTGCAGCGCTACACCTACATCTCCATGCTCGGCGCACTGGTCCTGCTGCTGCTGCCGCTGGTGCCCGGCCTCGGCCGGAACATCTACGGCGCCAAGATCTGGATCCAGATCGGCAGCTTCAGCATCCAGCCCGGTGAGTTCGCCAAGATCGTCCTGGCGATCTTCTTCGCCGGCTACCTGATGGTGAAGCGCGACGCGCTCGCCCTGGCCAGTCGCCGCTTCATGGGCCTCTACCTGCCCCGCGGACGCGACCTCGGCCCGATCCTCGTCGTCTGGGCGATCTCGATCCTCATCCTGGTCTTCGAGACCGACCTCGGCACCTCACTGCTCTTCTTCGGCATGTTCGTGATCATGCTGTACGTCGCCACCGAGCGGACCAGCTGGATCGTCTTCGGTCTGCTGATGTCCGGCGCCGGCGCCGTCGGCGTGGCCAGCTTCGAACCGCACGTCCAGCAGCGCGTCCAGGCCTGGCTCGACCCGATGAAGGAGTACACGCTCAGCCGGGCAGGCCAGGGGGGCCACTCCGAGCAGGCCATGCAGGCACTGTGGGCCTTCGGCTCCGGCGGCACCCTCGGCACCGGCTGGGGCCAGGGCCACTCCGACCTCATCCGGTTCGCCGCCAACTCCGACTTCATCCTCGCCACCTTCGGCGAGGAACTGGGCCTGGCCGGCACCATGGCGCTGCTGCTGCTCTATGCGCTGATCGTGGAACGCGGCGTGCGCACCGCCCTCGCCGCCCGCGACCCCTTCGGCAAGCTGCTCGCCATCGGCCTGTCCGGTGCCTTCGCCCTCCAGGTCTTCGTCGTCGCCGGCGGCGTCATGGGCCTGATCCCGCTGACCGGCATGACGATGCCCTTCCTGGCGTACGGCGGTTCGTCCGTCATCGCCAACTGGGCACTGATCGGCATCCTGCTCAGAATCAGCGACACCGCCCGCCGCCCGGCCCCCGCGCCCGCCACCAACCCCGACATCGAGATGACCCAGGTGGTCCGCCCGTGA
- a CDS encoding peptidoglycan D,D-transpeptidase FtsI family protein, which translates to MNKPLRRIAIFCGLLILTLLLRDNWLQYVKADELRTDKNNRRVAIERYASPRGNIIVNGEPITGHTTTKGEFKYKRTYKDGAMWAPVTGFVSQAFGANQLESIEDGILTGNDDRLFFRNTLDMLTGKNKEGGNVVTTLNADAQKAAYEGLKKQGGKGSVVALEPSTGKILALASFPSYDPSVIAGGSDKDAEAWKKLQKKENPADPMLNRALREVYPPGSTFKVLTAAAALEEGLYKSADEKTDTPLPWIMPGTTTALPNDGDIPCEDATLREALRVSCNTVFGKIGADLGNDTMLEYAKKFGFTEEQFVPVRSSASVFSDDMNESQTALSSIGQFNTATTPLQMAMVTAAIANNGTLMKPYMVDELQAPSLDTIEKTDPEKLSEPMSAENAQILQSMMETVVSEGTGSNAKIDGVTVGGKTGTAQHGVDNSENPYAWFISYAKGEDGSSPVAVAVIIEDDDAVRGDISGGGLAAPIAKSVMEAVVKGR; encoded by the coding sequence GTGAACAAGCCCCTGCGCCGAATCGCGATCTTCTGCGGCCTCCTCATCCTCACCCTCCTCCTCCGCGACAACTGGCTGCAGTACGTCAAGGCCGACGAGCTGAGGACCGACAAGAACAACCGCCGGGTCGCCATCGAGCGGTACGCATCACCGCGCGGCAACATCATCGTCAACGGCGAGCCGATCACCGGACACACCACCACCAAGGGCGAATTCAAGTACAAACGCACCTACAAGGACGGCGCCATGTGGGCGCCGGTCACCGGCTTCGTCTCGCAGGCCTTCGGCGCCAACCAGCTGGAGTCCATCGAGGACGGCATCCTGACCGGAAACGACGACCGCCTGTTCTTCCGCAACACGCTCGACATGCTGACGGGCAAGAACAAGGAGGGCGGCAATGTCGTCACCACCCTCAACGCCGACGCGCAGAAGGCCGCTTACGAGGGCCTGAAGAAGCAGGGCGGCAAGGGCTCGGTCGTCGCCCTCGAACCCTCCACCGGCAAGATCCTCGCGCTCGCCTCCTTCCCCTCGTACGACCCGTCCGTGATCGCCGGCGGCAGCGACAAGGACGCCGAGGCGTGGAAGAAGCTGCAGAAGAAGGAGAACCCCGCCGACCCGATGCTGAACCGGGCGCTGCGTGAGGTCTACCCGCCCGGCTCCACCTTCAAGGTCCTCACCGCCGCCGCCGCCCTGGAGGAGGGGCTGTACAAGAGCGCGGACGAGAAGACCGACACGCCCCTGCCGTGGATCATGCCCGGCACCACGACCGCGCTGCCGAACGACGGCGACATCCCCTGCGAGGACGCCACCCTGCGCGAGGCGCTCCGGGTCTCCTGCAACACCGTCTTCGGCAAGATCGGCGCGGACCTCGGCAATGACACGATGCTCGAGTACGCCAAGAAGTTCGGCTTCACCGAGGAACAGTTCGTCCCGGTCCGCTCCAGCGCCTCGGTCTTCTCCGACGACATGAACGAGTCGCAGACCGCGCTTTCCTCCATCGGCCAGTTCAACACCGCCACCACCCCGCTGCAGATGGCCATGGTCACCGCCGCCATCGCCAACAACGGCACCCTGATGAAGCCGTACATGGTCGACGAACTCCAGGCCCCGAGCCTCGACACCATCGAGAAGACGGACCCGGAGAAGCTGAGCGAGCCGATGTCGGCGGAGAACGCGCAGATACTCCAGTCGATGATGGAGACCGTCGTCTCCGAGGGCACCGGCAGCAACGCGAAGATCGACGGCGTCACCGTCGGCGGCAAGACGGGTACCGCCCAGCACGGCGTGGACAACAGCGAGAACCCCTACGCGTGGTTCATCTCCTACGCCAAGGGCGAGGACGGCAGCTCACCGGTGGCCGTAGCCGTGATCATCGAGGACGACGACGCCGTACGCGGCGACATCTCCGGCGGTGGTCTCGCGGCCCCGATCGCAAAGAGCGTGATGGAGGCGGTCGTCAAGGGCAGGTAG